One window from the genome of Pseudomonadota bacterium encodes:
- a CDS encoding 23S rRNA (adenine(2030)-N(6))-methyltransferase RlmJ codes for MSLSYQHIYHAGNPADIHKHLWLMAVLRYMTRKDKPLFWADTHAGRGLYDLSSKEAAKTAEAAAGIQKLLAAKIDHVLWQDYVAQIKKYNPRGGLGSYPGSAILAAMLLRRDDRLSCFELHPQEFTHLQNSLKKYRHSHAEKQDGLRGLGAYMPPPQKRGGALIDPSYEIKTDYEAVPQALARNLKKFPQGVFMVWYPLLPAGRHEILKEQCAALEAEVLIDEWIYADPAAPDHKGMYGSGMVIINPPYTVPETMGALKEIILPLLR; via the coding sequence ATGAGTTTGAGCTATCAGCATATTTATCATGCGGGGAATCCTGCCGACATCCATAAGCATTTATGGCTGATGGCGGTGCTGCGTTATATGACTAGGAAGGACAAGCCGCTGTTCTGGGCGGATACGCATGCGGGGCGCGGGCTTTATGATTTATCCTCGAAAGAGGCCGCCAAAACCGCCGAGGCGGCGGCGGGGATTCAAAAGCTGCTGGCGGCGAAGATCGACCATGTGCTGTGGCAGGATTACGTTGCGCAAATTAAAAAATATAATCCGCGCGGCGGTTTAGGGTCGTACCCCGGCTCGGCCATACTTGCGGCGATGCTGCTGCGGCGGGATGACCGCCTCTCCTGTTTCGAGCTGCATCCGCAGGAATTTACGCATCTGCAAAATTCTTTGAAAAAATACCGCCACAGCCATGCCGAAAAACAGGACGGGCTGCGCGGGTTGGGTGCCTATATGCCGCCGCCGCAAAAACGCGGCGGGGCGTTGATTGACCCCAGCTACGAGATCAAAACAGATTACGAAGCCGTGCCGCAAGCGCTGGCGCGTAATTTAAAGAAATTTCCGCAAGGCGTGTTTATGGTCTGGTATCCGCTGCTGCCTGCCGGACGGCATGAGATTTTGAAGGAGCAATGCGCCGCGCTGGAGGCGGAAGTGTTGATTGATGAATGGATTTACGCCGACCCTGCCGCTCCCGACCATAAGGGCATGTACGGTTCCGGCATGGTGATTATCAATCCGCCTTATACCGTGCCGGAAACGATGGGCGCGCTGAAAGAGATTATTCTGCCGCTGTTACGCTAG
- a CDS encoding peroxiredoxin, translating into MLTIGDKLPEFNLKAVVSNDLSDAFIDVKNDTYKGKWLVLFAWPKDFTFVCPTEISDFGRLNGEFADRDAQVLGMSTDSEFVHLAWRKDHPDLNNLPFPMLADIKRELSEGLGILHKDAGVCNRATFIIDPEGIIRHVSVNDLSVGRNTQEVLRILDALQTDELCPCNWNKGDDTLKAA; encoded by the coding sequence ATGCTGACCATCGGTGACAAACTTCCCGAATTCAATCTGAAAGCCGTTGTTTCCAACGATCTGAGCGATGCTTTTATCGATGTCAAAAACGACACCTATAAAGGCAAATGGCTGGTGCTGTTCGCATGGCCGAAAGATTTTACCTTCGTCTGCCCGACCGAAATTTCCGATTTTGGCCGTCTGAACGGCGAATTCGCTGACCGTGATGCACAGGTTCTGGGCATGAGCACGGATTCCGAATTCGTTCATCTGGCATGGCGCAAAGACCACCCTGATCTGAATAACCTGCCCTTCCCGATGCTGGCGGATATCAAGCGCGAGCTGTCCGAAGGTCTCGGCATCCTGCACAAAGACGCAGGCGTCTGCAACCGCGCAACCTTTATCATTGATCCCGAAGGCATTATCCGCCACGTATCGGTGAATGACCTCAGCGTCGGCCGCAACACGCAGGAAGTTCTGCGTATTCTGGATGCGTTGCAAACGGATGAGCTGTGCCCCTGCAACTGGAACAAAGGCGATGACACGCTGAAAGCGGCGTAA
- a CDS encoding YifB family Mg chelatase-like AAA ATPase codes for MVARIKTVAFQGIDVMDIDVQVQLSSGLPSFQIVGLPDKAVAESRERVRAALHAIGLSLPPKRLTVNLSPADVLKEGSHFDLPIALGVLAAMGVFPSDELDHYVALGELALDGALTPVTGILPAAIHAASLERGVICPESCGAEAAWAGEEVNVLAPHNLVALINHIKGTQVLPAPKAVLESREKDAYAPDLKDVRGQESAKRALEIAAAGGHNILMCGPPGSGKSMLAARLPGILPDLMPEEALELSMIHSVAGELKNGALKRTRPFRDPHHSASLPSMVGGGHRAKPGEISLAHHGVLFLDELPEFARATLEALRQPLETGQTLVSRVNYHVTFPADFQLVAAMNPCRCGHLADAALACSRAPKCGEDYQNKLSGPLLDRIDIYIDVPAVDIRDLTNAAPAESSETVAARVLAAREFFAARLDRLGIKNPKFRKNADMDGDALEETAALDAEGKKLLADIAERLKLSARGYYRILRVARTLADLERSETVKTKHIAEAANYRLMRPGQTLAA; via the coding sequence ATGGTTGCGCGGATCAAAACCGTCGCATTTCAGGGCATTGACGTCATGGATATTGATGTGCAGGTGCAGCTTTCCTCCGGCCTGCCCAGCTTCCAGATTGTCGGGCTGCCTGATAAAGCCGTGGCCGAAAGCCGCGAGCGCGTCCGTGCCGCTTTGCATGCCATCGGGCTGTCTTTGCCGCCAAAGCGTTTGACCGTCAACCTGTCCCCCGCCGATGTTTTGAAGGAAGGCAGTCATTTTGATCTGCCGATTGCGCTTGGCGTATTGGCGGCGATGGGGGTTTTCCCGTCAGACGAGCTTGACCATTATGTTGCGCTGGGCGAATTGGCGCTGGACGGTGCCTTGACGCCTGTGACGGGTATTCTGCCTGCCGCCATTCATGCCGCATCGCTGGAGCGCGGCGTGATCTGCCCCGAAAGCTGCGGCGCGGAAGCCGCCTGGGCGGGGGAAGAGGTCAATGTGCTGGCCCCGCATAATCTGGTCGCACTGATCAATCATATCAAAGGCACGCAGGTACTGCCTGCGCCGAAAGCCGTGCTGGAAAGCCGCGAAAAAGACGCCTATGCGCCCGATCTGAAAGATGTGCGCGGACAGGAAAGCGCCAAACGCGCCCTCGAAATCGCAGCGGCGGGCGGTCATAATATTCTGATGTGCGGCCCGCCGGGATCAGGGAAATCCATGCTGGCGGCAAGGCTGCCCGGTATTTTGCCTGATCTGATGCCCGAGGAGGCTTTGGAACTGTCAATGATCCACAGTGTTGCGGGGGAGCTGAAAAACGGCGCCCTGAAACGCACCCGTCCGTTCCGCGATCCGCATCATTCCGCCTCCCTGCCCTCGATGGTCGGCGGCGGTCACCGTGCCAAACCGGGGGAAATTTCGCTGGCGCATCACGGCGTGCTGTTTCTGGACGAGCTGCCGGAATTCGCCCGCGCGACGCTGGAGGCGCTGCGCCAGCCTTTGGAAACAGGGCAGACGCTGGTTTCCCGTGTCAATTACCATGTCACCTTTCCCGCCGATTTCCAGCTGGTCGCCGCAATGAACCCCTGCCGCTGCGGGCATCTGGCGGATGCCGCGCTGGCTTGCAGCCGCGCCCCGAAATGCGGGGAGGATTATCAGAACAAGCTCTCCGGCCCTTTGCTGGACCGGATTGATATTTATATTGATGTGCCCGCCGTCGATATCCGTGATCTGACCAATGCCGCACCTGCGGAAAGCAGTGAGACTGTTGCGGCGCGTGTTCTGGCGGCGCGGGAATTTTTCGCAGCACGACTGGACAGGCTGGGCATCAAAAATCCGAAATTCCGCAAAAATGCCGATATGGACGGTGATGCGCTGGAGGAAACCGCCGCGCTGGATGCCGAAGGCAAAAAACTGCTGGCCGATATTGCCGAGAGGTTGAAACTCTCCGCCCGCGGTTATTACCGTATTTTGCGGGTAGCGCGGACGCTGGCTGATCTGGAAAGAAGCGAAACCGTCAAAACCAAACATATCGCCGAAGCCGCCAATTACCGCCTGATGCGCCCGGGGCAGACGCTGGCGGCGTAA
- the lptB gene encoding LPS export ABC transporter ATP-binding protein: MTNNGDSNVTDMRKPKAPRLVHKNEGLEVSHIVKYYRKRRILHDVSLKVRQGEAVGLLGPNGAGKTTSFYIVTGLINADGGTVKLDGQDITHLPMYRRARLGIGYLPQETSIFRGLSVENNIRSIIQVTEKDAERREQILESLLAEFSITHLRQTPATALSGGERRRVEIARALASRPKFILLDEPLAGIDPIAVSDIRELVKHLKTRGIGVLITDHNVRDTLDIVDRAYILHDGKVLMQGAPEDIVNHKDVRRVYLGEKFTL, encoded by the coding sequence ATGACAAATAACGGCGATTCAAATGTGACCGATATGCGCAAGCCCAAAGCGCCGCGGCTTGTGCATAAAAATGAGGGGCTTGAAGTCTCGCATATTGTCAAATATTACCGCAAACGCCGTATTCTGCATGATGTCAGCCTGAAAGTCCGTCAAGGCGAAGCCGTTGGTCTTCTCGGTCCGAACGGTGCAGGTAAAACCACCAGCTTTTATATTGTCACGGGGCTGATCAATGCCGATGGCGGCACGGTCAAGCTGGACGGGCAGGATATCACCCATCTGCCGATGTACCGCCGCGCAAGGCTGGGGATCGGCTATCTGCCGCAGGAAACATCAATTTTCCGCGGTCTCAGCGTTGAAAATAATATCCGCTCCATCATTCAGGTCACGGAAAAAGATGCGGAGCGCCGCGAACAGATACTGGAATCGCTGCTGGCGGAATTTTCCATTACCCATTTGCGCCAGACCCCTGCAACGGCACTGTCGGGCGGGGAGCGCCGCCGTGTCGAGATTGCGCGGGCACTGGCCTCGCGTCCGAAATTTATCCTGCTGGATGAGCCGCTGGCCGGGATCGACCCGATTGCCGTCAGCGATATCCGTGAACTGGTCAAACATCTGAAAACCCGCGGTATCGGCGTGCTGATTACCGATCATAATGTCCGTGATACGCTGGATATTGTCGACCGCGCCTATATTCTGCATGACGGCAAGGTGCTGATGCAGGGCGCGCCGGAAGACATCGTTAATCATAAGGATGTGCGGCGGGTTTATCTGGGCGAGAAATTCACCCTCTAA